Sequence from the Thermoanaerobaculia bacterium genome:
CCTTCCGGACCGTTATGTCCGGGGTACCTGCCCCCGCTGTGGCGCGACGGATCAATACGGTGACAACTGCGAATCCTGCAACAGCACCTATCAGCCCACGGACCTGCTCCATGCGACCTGCGCCCTGTGCGGATCCGTACCCACCACCAGGACTTCCGTTCATTACTTTTTCAAGCTGACGAATTACGCGGATCGGCTTCGAGAGTTCCTGACAAACAAACTGATTATTCAGGAAAATATAAGGAATTTCTGTCTTCACTGGATCGACGGCGGGTTAAAAGACTGGGATATTTCCCGTGATGCCCCCTACTTCGGGTTTCCCATCGTGGGAGAAACCGATAAGTACTACTATGTATGGCTGGATGCTCCCATCGGATACATCGCTTCAACCAAGCACTACTGTGAACAGCGGGGGCTGGATTACGAAGATTACTGGACCCGGGATACGGGCAGGATCATCCACTTTATCGGGAAAGACATCATCTATTTCCACTTTCTTTTCTGGCCCGCCATGCTTATGGGGGCCGGGTTTCAACTTCCCGAGGCCATCCACGTCCATGGGTTCCTGACGGTCAACGGCGAAAAGATGAGTAAATCCCGCGGGACCTTTATCACAGCCCGTCAGTATCTGAATGCCCTGAATCCTGATTATCTTCGGTACTATTACGCCGCCCACCTGGGAAACAAGGTCAGCGACGTCGATCTGGACCTGGAACACTTCCGACAGATGGTCTCAGGGCAGCTTGTCGACAATATTCTTAATCTGGCCAACCGGGTGTTGAAATTCACGGCCAGCCGTCTCGATGGAAGATTGACGGCCGGAGCACTCCCTCCCTCTCCTGACAGGGTCGGGGAAATTCTTTCGTCCATTCAGACCCATTATGCCGAGCTGGATTTCAGTCGCGTTGTACGGGACCTGGGGGAACTGGGCGATATCGGAAACCAGTTCATCCAGGAGACCCAGCCCTGGTCCCAGATTAAAACCAGTGAGGATGAGGCGCGAACAACGGTATCCCGTGCCGTAGACCTTCTGCG
This genomic interval carries:
- the metG gene encoding methionine--tRNA ligase, with amino-acid sequence MKKTVVTSALPYANGPIHLGHMVEYIETDIYVRYLKSRGESVIYCCADDTHGAPIEINARKQGITPEDLINRSYREHQQDFHDFHVDFDSFYSTNSPENKEMSDLIFTRLRDRGDIYTKEIELTYCNQCERFLPDRYVRGTCPRCGATDQYGDNCESCNSTYQPTDLLHATCALCGSVPTTRTSVHYFFKLTNYADRLREFLTNKLIIQENIRNFCLHWIDGGLKDWDISRDAPYFGFPIVGETDKYYYVWLDAPIGYIASTKHYCEQRGLDYEDYWTRDTGRIIHFIGKDIIYFHFLFWPAMLMGAGFQLPEAIHVHGFLTVNGEKMSKSRGTFITARQYLNALNPDYLRYYYAAHLGNKVSDVDLDLEHFRQMVSGQLVDNILNLANRVLKFTASRLDGRLTAGALPPSPDRVGEILSSIQTHYAELDFSRVVRDLGELGDIGNQFIQETQPWSQIKTSEDEARTTVSRAVDLLRRMAICMSPILPTTTQRLFSQMNSPVQTLQDLDHTFSDHRIGTPEPLLPRIDKVDLISSEEGS